The genomic DNA ATTCTGGTGATAAGTGCAGCTATATAATGACATCAAAATTTGATTGTTCAAGCCTGCAAAGAACCTATCCTGTGTCGAAAATTGAGCAACTTTCATGGAACTGCTCTCATACTTAATGCCAAAAGGATATCCAACGATAGTGGCACCTCTACTAACAATGACTTGTTCAGAACAATCATCGGAGATGCATAAATAACCTTGCACACCATTGTAAAGATTTAAATAGTACAATCATCcagatggaaaataaaagtcTTTAGTATCAGCTGTAGCAGCATTTTGCATTATATAATGCATTGTTCAATATCAAGTTAATTCAAATGGAGCATCATCTACACAACAAAAACAAGACATTAGATAAACTATAATTATACAACCAGAACAAATAAACTAAACTTGATAAAATACTTACATCATCCAAAGTAAATTGCATCTTGATGCTTTGAGATTCAAAGCAAATTTGCACATCAATAGAGAGCAATGGCAGGCTTAACAAAAGCTGCAGATACAAAAATAGTAAGCCAATAGcataaaaatgttgaaaatattgatACCAATTCAAACCACAAGACTTTGAGCAAAAATACGTACATATTATCAACAAATGAAAATCACAAGCTGCTCAATTTTACTCAAATTAATCTTCTGGTTCTGCATAATCAAAATTAGATGATATCGGTATTCAaccaaaataagagaaaatcaaaagaaaagccAAATGCCCCCTGTTACAAAAAGACACATACTGGCCTCAAAACCAACACAATACTCACGCTGCTACCAGCAACAAACAGACCCACTAAGCAGATAAAAACACTCTGAAAAAACTCCCACATCAGACCATACCTGAGGCAGTACCAATGATTCAAATGTCAACAAACTGTTCTCCAAATCAGCCATAGCCATAATAGTAAAAACAGCTACAAAATAGTCCTTGTgataacaaaatagaaatatgTAATTAAGATTTTATTGtgaacaaaatcaaacacaGCTGcgtaataaacaaaaataataaattgagattttatACCTCCAAAGCTGCTCATAATCACAAAAGTTATGCTGCTACTTATGCTCAAAAAGTCACAACATTATGTGATAACAAGGTTGGTGTCGTCCAAAAAAACATTCCTATCCCACCTCTAAATTATATGCAGGCAACAACACTACACAATAAAATAGATATGTTAGGATTTCAACATAAGTAAATATTATTAGATTAAAAGAGGGTTAATAATATACCTATGACAAAAAGTTGTTATGCCAAgccaaaaaatcaaaagctGCAAGAAAAGAAGAGTATTAGACAATattgaacaaaaattaaattgtttcaaACCGTAAAAAAGATGAACATAAAAATATGTAAACTTACATCCAAATTCATCATACACAGCCAGGTGGCTGTGATGATGAGCAACCAGCAGCAGCTGCATTTGCAGATCCTTCTCCAACAGATATTTTTTGAAACTCTACACATATTCAAGTATACAAATTTTTagaatcatttaaatttattatatggCTGTTGTTTagcaataataaaaatatttcaccTGCTATGATGTCTTCAGAAAGCTCAGTCTCCTCCATAAGTTGCAAGTCTTTAAAGTAAGTGAACGACGGTTTCAACCAATTTTGGGTACAGATTAATGCCTCTGCCATTTCTTCCTTTAGAGAGGTCCTGTAGGTTTCTATGACTCTCCCCCCTGTGCTGAAAGCACTTTCTGAAGCAACTGTAGACACCGGTATGGCCAAAATATCCTTTGCCATGGTAGATAAAATGGGGTATTGACTTGAATTATTTTTCCACCACACAAGAATGTCAAAATTATCAGTTCGCTTGACACACTTGCTGTTAATATACCCATCAAGCTCATTCTGTAGGTCAATTGAGTTTTGCTCCTCCAAATGTTGGTCAAAAGCATTGGCCCTTGCCATACCCGAAGGGCGGCGGGCAGCAACAGCTGTATTGGTTTCAACATGGGTAATTGTTTCTCTACAACTCGCAAGTGGTTGTGCATTGTTGACAGTCTGGTCATGAGCTTTCTTATACCAAAAGTACAATTTATCTAGATTCTCCCTAATAGATTTAACCAACTCTTTGGCAAACACAGGTCTATCATAATacatttcattattaaaaaccCACTCAATATATCTCAACTTGTATCGCGGGTCAAAGATGGTGCCAAAATACAAAAGATTGTTCATGTTAGCAACGTTCTCCCAATATTTGTTGTACTTAGCCATCATTTCCATACCCACACTTGCAAAAATTGAGTTTAAGTCCATTGTGGCACGCTTCAGCTCAACATAAATTGAGGAAATTTGGTGAAAGGCTGTATGTATACTCACATGTTGGGAGGTTGAAAACAATTTTGTTGCCTCATAAAACATCtccaaaaaaacacaaaaagccCTTGCATTCTCCCAATCATCACTCGTTGGTGGACCAGCAGGTCCAAAGTATTCCCTATAACTAGAATCTTCGTCTTCAAGCTTttcaaaagctacttgaaactTTACAGCACTACTCAGCATAAACAATGTTGCGTTCCAACGAGTTGAAACATCAAGAGACACTAGTTTTTTAGATGTTATTCCAGCAAATTCGATACACTCTTTGAACTTGGCAGCCCTTTGAGGAGAAGATTTTACAAACCTAACAGCATCTCTGACACGAGTAATGGAGGtatgtttttctttcaaaccaTCCAAAACCACCAAGTTCAAGATATGTGAACAACACCTCATATGGAAATAAGACCCATCCCCCATCAGCCCATTCattgttttaatcttttttttcaaatatgtcACGGCTACATCATTAGCTGATGCATTATCAACAGTTACAGATGACACACATCTAATCCCCCAATCCCTTAACACCTCTTCAATCTTCCTACCTACAGTCTCACCCTTGTGGTTTGGGATTACAGCGAAGCTGATTATTCTTTTTTGATACTTCCAATCATTATCCACAAAATGTGCCGTAAGGGTCAAGTAGTTAAGGTTTTGAAGAGAGGTCCAACAATCGGTAGTAAGTGCTACCCTATTGCA from Medicago truncatula cultivar Jemalong A17 chromosome 8, MtrunA17r5.0-ANR, whole genome shotgun sequence includes the following:
- the LOC112416111 gene encoding zinc finger BED domain-containing protein RICESLEEPER 2 isoform X1 produces the protein MLCICFKFKGKMNQEVNNIQSPSARTVASGGVNEQGEHSGAAASTQTMNNEAGAAPSTQVAGPELTNTQPLKKRKANANGPRQTAACWEHFIRLPDSEVDKPTAACKHCHQRYLCDPKTHGTKNLNTHITKCLILQCFLKNGPNQTILSYPAVEGSSLVPVSSRFNQLACRKSLAVYIVLDEKPFRTVEGEGFKHYSNTMQPLFIIPSRRTIARDCFQLYLDEKLKLKAFFKSDCNRVALTTDCWTSLQNLNYLTLTAHFVDNDWKYQKRIISFAVIPNHKGETVGRKIEEVLRDWGIRCVSSVTVDNASANDVAVTYLKKKIKTMNGLMGDGSYFHMRCCSHILNLVVLDGLKEKHTSITRVRDAVRFVKSSPQRAAKFKECIEFAGITSKKLVSLDVSTRWNATLFMLSSAVKFQVAFEKLEDEDSSYREYFGPAGPPTSDDWENARAFCVFLEMFYEATKLFSTSQHVSIHTAFHQISSIYVELKRATMDLNSIFASVGMEMMAKYNKYWENVANMNNLLYFGTIFDPRYKLRYIEWVFNNEMYYDRPVFAKELVKSIRENLDKLYFWYKKAHDQTVNNAQPLASCRETITHVETNTAVAARRPSGMARANAFDQHLEEQNSIDLQNELDGYINSKCVKRTDNFDILVWWKNNSSQYPILSTMAKDILAIPVSTVASESAFSTGGRVIETYRTSLKEEMAEALICTQNWLKPSFTYFKDLQLMEETELSEDIIAEFQKISVGEGSANAAAAGCSSSQPPGCV
- the LOC112416111 gene encoding zinc finger BED domain-containing protein RICESLEEPER 2 isoform X2 is translated as MNQEVNNIQSPSARTVASGGVNEQGEHSGAAASTQTMNNEAGAAPSTQVAGPELTNTQPLKKRKANANGPRQTAACWEHFIRLPDSEVDKPTAACKHCHQRYLCDPKTHGTKNLNTHITKCLILQCFLKNGPNQTILSYPAVEGSSLVPVSSRFNQLACRKSLAVYIVLDEKPFRTVEGEGFKHYSNTMQPLFIIPSRRTIARDCFQLYLDEKLKLKAFFKSDCNRVALTTDCWTSLQNLNYLTLTAHFVDNDWKYQKRIISFAVIPNHKGETVGRKIEEVLRDWGIRCVSSVTVDNASANDVAVTYLKKKIKTMNGLMGDGSYFHMRCCSHILNLVVLDGLKEKHTSITRVRDAVRFVKSSPQRAAKFKECIEFAGITSKKLVSLDVSTRWNATLFMLSSAVKFQVAFEKLEDEDSSYREYFGPAGPPTSDDWENARAFCVFLEMFYEATKLFSTSQHVSIHTAFHQISSIYVELKRATMDLNSIFASVGMEMMAKYNKYWENVANMNNLLYFGTIFDPRYKLRYIEWVFNNEMYYDRPVFAKELVKSIRENLDKLYFWYKKAHDQTVNNAQPLASCRETITHVETNTAVAARRPSGMARANAFDQHLEEQNSIDLQNELDGYINSKCVKRTDNFDILVWWKNNSSQYPILSTMAKDILAIPVSTVASESAFSTGGRVIETYRTSLKEEMAEALICTQNWLKPSFTYFKDLQLMEETELSEDIIAEFQKISVGEGSANAAAAGCSSSQPPGCV